The following is a genomic window from Sphingobacterium spiritivorum.
ATGACACCATCTGAAGGAGCGTAAATAGTTGTTCTTGCCAGATTATCTCCGGCTTGTTTGACTGATGCCTGCGACTGATCGATCCCGTATCGGGTAGCACGCACACTCTGTCTCTGCGCTTCTATAGAAGCCAGTGCACTGCGATAATCCGCTTCTGCCTTGTCCATTTCTGCTGCAGATATTACACGTTTTTTGAAAAGCTCCTGATTTCTTTTGAATGTGGCTTCAGTATTCACAAAATTAGCTTCCTGTTGCTTCAACTGTTGTTGCGAAGAAGCTAATGTTGCACGCTGTATATTCAATGACGCTACCGCCTGATCAAAACCGGACTGAAGAATATCGGGTTTTACACGACACAGTACTTGTCCCTTCCTTACGACATCTCCTTCTTTGATATTCAGTTCAATGATCTCCCCTGAAACTTCAGAACTCAGTTTGACTTCAAATTCGGGCTGGATTTTACCACTGGCTGATACCAGTTCGTGAACAGTTCGCTCCTGAACCTTATCCACCGCTACTTTGATTACGTTACCATCACCAAACCATCCCAATTTATTGCCGGCAACAAATACGACGAGAATTACTACTGCCGCAATTACCAGAATGAGAGGAAGTCTATTTTTTTTCTTAGCCATTTATCGTTAATAATAAGTTTTGCAATTTAAAATTTTATTGGATTGCCAATATAGTAATCTATTACTTTTTCCTTGAATACAGATGTATATTTTGCCTGAATCATATCAAATTCAGCTTTATTCATTTTTGTCTGTGCGGTAGATAGTTCCATTGCATTCGCCATGCCTACATCATAACGTTCCTTGATGACCTCATAGGCTTCTTTTGCTGTTACAAAAGCTGTTTCTGACGATACAAACTGCTGACGTGCAGCTTTCAGATCCAGTACAGCCTGATTAATTGTTTTATTCAGATTCCGCTTGACCAGATCTTCCTGATTTTGTGCCTGCAATCTGCCAATTTTAGCCTTTGCAACCGCTGTTTTTGTTCTTCTGTTATTAAAAATCGGAACATTGAGAGACAGCCCTGCGGAGAATGATTTATTCTGATCCAATTGTTCCCCGAAAGGCATCCGTATAAATTGCGGATTCATGGGATCTAAAGTATTAGGATCAACTTTTTTAGCATTGGAAGAATAATTAGTTCCATATCCGGTAGAGATCGATACTGTAGGATAATATCCGCCCTGTGCAATTTCTATATTCTTTTCGGCAACCTGTGTATTGATCTGAGCCTGTTTGATGTCCGGCTGTGTGTCCAGAGCACGGGAAAATACATTCCGTGCATCATAAGTAGTTGCTTCAGATATTAACGCTGATATATCGGGTTTAACAAGTGAAATACTGGTGTCGCCCGGCATCTCCATCAGCTGCTTCAGCTCCAGCATGGACAATTCATATGCATTATTGGAATTAAGCATATTTAATTCATCCGTAGCAACCTGGTTCTTGGCCTGAGAAAGATCCGCCAATGTCTTGTTGCCGACTTCAAACTGAATAGAATCTGTACGAAGTTGTTCTTTGGAAAGTTTTAATTGTTGCTTACTTGCTTCATATAGCTCATTATTCGTAATCGCCTGCAGATAATTGGTCAGTACAGACAGAATAAGATCATTCTTAGCTTTTTCCACAGCTGTTGCATCCGATAGCAATTGAAGTTTATTTGCCTTCACCTGATTTACAAGTTGAAATCCCTGAAATACAGCATAGGAAGAGGATAATTGAGCATTAGCATTATGATTCCATTGCCCGCGGACAACATTACCACTTACCTGGTCAAATCCAAAACCATAATTATTACTCTGATTACCGTTCAGACTAAGATTCGGATAAAGATTACCCTTCGCCTGCGACACATCCTGCTCGGTGAGCTGCCTTCTGTATTCTGCCTCTTTTATTTGCAGATTACGCTCCAGAGTCAGCTTTATGGCCTCCTGGACAGTAATATTGCTCTGCGCCTGACAAAATGTTGCCAATGATAAGCATGCCCCCAAAACTAGGTAGTTGGTCAATTTTTTGGCCATTCTTCTATTAAAATGTTATGATTTCATAAATTTGGTATAATTATTTGAATTTCACAACATGTATTTAGTTAAAGC
Proteins encoded in this region:
- a CDS encoding TolC family protein, which translates into the protein MAKKLTNYLVLGACLSLATFCQAQSNITVQEAIKLTLERNLQIKEAEYRRQLTEQDVSQAKGNLYPNLSLNGNQSNNYGFGFDQVSGNVVRGQWNHNANAQLSSSYAVFQGFQLVNQVKANKLQLLSDATAVEKAKNDLILSVLTNYLQAITNNELYEASKQQLKLSKEQLRTDSIQFEVGNKTLADLSQAKNQVATDELNMLNSNNAYELSMLELKQLMEMPGDTSISLVKPDISALISEATTYDARNVFSRALDTQPDIKQAQINTQVAEKNIEIAQGGYYPTVSISTGYGTNYSSNAKKVDPNTLDPMNPQFIRMPFGEQLDQNKSFSAGLSLNVPIFNNRRTKTAVAKAKIGRLQAQNQEDLVKRNLNKTINQAVLDLKAARQQFVSSETAFVTAKEAYEVIKERYDVGMANAMELSTAQTKMNKAEFDMIQAKYTSVFKEKVIDYYIGNPIKF